From one Gemmatimonadaceae bacterium genomic stretch:
- the trxA gene encoding thioredoxin yields the protein MPETGARRTAILPCASCGTLNRVDFARADARPTCGSCHAALALDTPLTLTDANFDRVTASSAVPVIVDFFAEWCGPCKMMAPVFAELARRQARQALVVKVDTDRNPQVASRFAIRSIPTIAVLRDGREVARQVGAAPMPVLEDLLRR from the coding sequence ATGCCTGAGACGGGTGCGCGTCGCACCGCCATCCTGCCGTGTGCGTCGTGCGGCACGCTGAACCGCGTGGACTTCGCGCGCGCTGACGCGCGGCCGACCTGCGGGTCCTGCCACGCCGCGCTCGCGCTGGACACCCCGCTCACGCTCACCGATGCGAACTTCGACCGGGTGACGGCCTCGTCGGCCGTCCCGGTGATCGTGGACTTCTTCGCCGAGTGGTGCGGGCCGTGCAAGATGATGGCACCGGTGTTCGCCGAGCTGGCGCGGCGGCAGGCGCGACAGGCGCTGGTGGTGAAGGTGGACACCGACCGCAACCCGCAGGTGGCGTCCCGGTTCGCCATCCGCAGCATCCCGACCATCGCCGTGCTGCGGGATGGCCGCGAGGTGGCGCGCCAGGTCGGCGCGGCGCCGATGCCGGTGCTCGAGGACCTGCTCCGGCGGTAG